From Pseudoalteromonas sp. R3, one genomic window encodes:
- a CDS encoding biotin-dependent carboxyltransferase family protein has protein sequence MLEIIKPGVLMCIQDLGRYGYRHLGVTQSGVLDPMSMKIANILLGNPPDTAVLEITVGLSQLCFHQPTNFALTGGDLNARLDDGALTPGWRYFARPGQVLSFASSPSALRAYISVEGGFNLHPVMGSDSTDLQAGFGGLEGKALSAADQLSYKTCSEKQSIGALQPPYLNHIRVLPGPHCKHLKHSTEQLLCSQQWQVSADSNRMGMRLNTSSQFSHQVTINSQAVLPGTIQLPPTGAPIVLLNDCQTTGGYPMIAQVISADLRHFAQLAAGAQISFSLTTQTEARQETQKQQNHLNQLRIALTHRDRSFS, from the coding sequence GTGCTAGAAATCATTAAACCTGGTGTTCTGATGTGTATTCAGGATCTTGGCCGATATGGCTATCGTCATCTGGGGGTAACACAAAGCGGCGTACTCGACCCTATGTCGATGAAAATTGCCAACATCTTACTGGGCAACCCTCCTGATACTGCGGTCCTTGAAATCACGGTCGGTCTCAGTCAGTTGTGCTTTCACCAGCCAACCAACTTCGCCTTGACCGGCGGCGATCTCAATGCGCGCCTGGACGACGGTGCACTGACACCAGGCTGGCGTTACTTCGCAAGACCCGGACAAGTGCTCAGTTTTGCTTCCAGCCCTAGCGCACTACGCGCCTATATCAGTGTAGAAGGTGGCTTTAACCTCCATCCTGTCATGGGCTCTGACTCCACAGATCTACAGGCAGGATTTGGCGGATTAGAAGGTAAAGCGTTATCTGCAGCAGACCAGCTAAGCTATAAAACCTGTTCAGAAAAACAAAGTATAGGAGCATTACAACCGCCCTACCTAAACCATATCCGCGTGCTGCCTGGTCCCCATTGCAAACACCTGAAACACTCAACAGAGCAACTGTTGTGCAGCCAGCAATGGCAGGTGTCAGCCGACAGCAATCGGATGGGCATGAGACTCAATACCTCCTCCCAATTCAGTCATCAGGTTACGATAAACAGTCAGGCTGTGCTACCTGGTACGATTCAGCTGCCCCCAACCGGAGCGCCCATTGTTTTACTGAACGACTGCCAGACCACCGGTGGATACCCGATGATAGCTCAGGTGATCAGTGCCGATCTGCGACACTTTGCCCAGCTTGCTGCAGGCGCTCAGATCAGCTTTAGTCTGACTACCCAAACCGAGGCGCGCCAGGAAACACAAAAACAACAAAATCATCTCAATCAATTGCGCATAGCGCTGACCCATCGCGACAGGAGTTTTTCGTGA
- a CDS encoding DUF979 domain-containing protein, whose protein sequence is MSAMRSTVDAQPALLSIENIYLLIGFVVLFLVIKTLQDKRHPKRLTTALFWGLFGSVFLFGDLSLTYLGESLTYRWVGVFVILIAVLAGMGKVSMGHYDMPSEEEQTTSARKIGNKLFIPAVLIPIVTVICTIVLKDIQIGSLFVFDQSHVTLAALTLACTIALLVSWKFTGGSPVQALGESRRLVDSIGWAAILPQMLAMLGGVFIVANTGTAIQELVTLFVSPDNRFMLVVIYCVGMALFTMVMGNAFAAFPVMTAGIAVPFLIQGHGASAAPLVAIGMYSGYCGTLMTPMAANFNIVPAALLDLKDKYQVIKVQIPTALSLLAINILLMYGVIFND, encoded by the coding sequence ATGAGTGCGATGAGATCCACTGTTGACGCGCAGCCTGCTTTACTGTCAATTGAAAATATCTATTTACTTATCGGCTTTGTCGTACTGTTTCTGGTCATAAAAACGCTACAAGATAAACGCCACCCCAAACGACTGACCACAGCACTATTCTGGGGCTTGTTTGGCAGCGTTTTCTTATTTGGCGATTTATCTCTCACTTACCTTGGAGAAAGTCTCACCTATCGCTGGGTAGGTGTGTTTGTCATACTCATCGCCGTACTGGCGGGCATGGGCAAGGTTTCGATGGGCCACTATGATATGCCCAGTGAGGAAGAGCAAACAACCAGTGCCAGGAAGATCGGTAATAAATTGTTTATTCCGGCGGTCCTGATCCCCATTGTCACTGTCATTTGTACCATTGTTCTCAAGGATATCCAGATTGGGAGTCTGTTTGTCTTCGATCAGAGCCATGTCACCCTGGCGGCACTGACTCTGGCTTGTACAATTGCTTTGCTAGTCAGCTGGAAATTCACAGGAGGCAGTCCGGTTCAGGCGCTCGGTGAATCACGCCGCCTGGTTGACTCCATTGGCTGGGCCGCAATCCTGCCACAAATGCTTGCAATGCTGGGTGGTGTATTCATTGTAGCCAATACAGGCACTGCTATTCAGGAGCTGGTTACGCTGTTTGTATCCCCCGATAATCGCTTTATGCTTGTGGTTATTTATTGTGTTGGTATGGCCTTGTTTACTATGGTCATGGGCAATGCATTTGCCGCCTTCCCTGTCATGACAGCCGGTATTGCTGTGCCTTTCTTAATTCAGGGCCATGGTGCAAGTGCGGCTCCACTGGTTGCAATTGGCATGTATTCCGGCTACTGCGGCACGCTGATGACACCTATGGCAGCCAACTTCAATATAGTCCCTGCAGCGCTATTAGATTTAAAAGACAAGTATCAGGTCATTAAGGTACAGATCCCAACTGCTCTGTCCCTATTGGCTATCAACATCTTGCTCATGTATGGAGTTATCTTCAATGACTAA
- a CDS encoding DUF969 domain-containing protein: MSELNFLPLSGIVVVILGFALRFNPLLVVTCAGVVTGWAVGLDFLTILETFGEKFLNSRQLASFLLLLPVIAILERYGLQQHAKSWIASIKGATTARIMSVYFVVRECSAALGLINLAGQPQTVRPLLAPMALGAASNLHGDLPKPVKDLISAHAAACDNIAVFFGEDIFIAFGAVLLMDAFLRENGITGIEPLHIGLWAIPTAIAALIVHLFRLARLEAKIRAQVALHAEQSQSDAQSSAVREELA, translated from the coding sequence GTGAGTGAACTTAATTTTTTACCCCTGAGTGGGATTGTAGTGGTGATCCTCGGATTTGCCCTGCGGTTTAACCCTCTGCTGGTTGTAACCTGTGCCGGTGTCGTTACGGGCTGGGCAGTAGGCTTAGACTTTCTGACTATACTGGAAACCTTCGGCGAGAAGTTTCTTAATTCACGCCAGCTTGCAAGCTTTTTACTCTTGCTCCCCGTAATTGCGATCCTGGAACGATATGGCTTACAACAACATGCCAAGAGTTGGATAGCGAGTATCAAAGGTGCAACCACAGCGAGGATCATGAGCGTCTATTTTGTCGTACGTGAATGTAGCGCCGCATTGGGCCTAATTAATCTTGCGGGCCAGCCCCAGACCGTGCGCCCTTTGCTTGCCCCTATGGCGCTCGGCGCCGCGAGCAACCTGCATGGTGATTTACCTAAGCCCGTTAAGGACCTGATCAGTGCACATGCGGCGGCATGTGACAATATTGCTGTCTTTTTTGGTGAAGATATATTCATTGCCTTTGGCGCCGTACTATTGATGGATGCTTTCTTAAGAGAAAATGGCATAACAGGCATTGAGCCGCTACATATTGGTCTGTGGGCAATTCCGACCGCCATTGCTGCATTAATTGTTCACCTGTTCCGTCTGGCACGACTTGAAGCCAAAATACGCGCACAAGTTGCCCTGCATGCTGAACAAAGTCAATCAGATGCTCAGAGCTCGGCAGTAAGGGAGGAACTTGCATGA
- the pcp gene encoding pyroglutamyl-peptidase I — translation MTKGPHKTVLLTGFEPFGGESVNPSWQAVHQLDGCHIGEYTIRTKELPCEFDHALTQLNRAIDKYAPSLVLCVGQAGGRADISIERVAINVNDARIADNAGAQPIDTPVLAGGPAAYFAALPVKHMLNDLRQAHIPASISNTAGTYVCNHVMYGLLHYIHEHQLNCRGGFIHIPYLPEQALHHAGAPSMSVPMVVDALKVMILSALRHDSDLQIAAGTTH, via the coding sequence ATGACTAAAGGACCACACAAAACCGTTTTATTGACCGGGTTTGAACCCTTCGGCGGCGAATCGGTTAACCCTTCGTGGCAGGCAGTTCACCAGCTCGATGGCTGCCATATTGGTGAATACACGATTCGAACCAAAGAACTCCCCTGCGAGTTTGACCATGCTCTGACACAGCTCAACCGAGCCATTGATAAGTATGCCCCGTCGCTCGTGCTGTGTGTAGGTCAGGCTGGTGGTCGCGCCGATATTTCTATCGAGCGCGTGGCTATCAATGTCAATGATGCCCGCATCGCAGACAATGCGGGGGCACAACCCATAGATACCCCCGTGTTGGCAGGTGGCCCGGCAGCTTATTTTGCCGCGTTGCCAGTAAAACACATGCTCAATGATCTGAGACAGGCGCATATCCCGGCCAGCATATCAAACACCGCTGGCACTTATGTGTGTAACCATGTGATGTATGGGTTACTTCATTATATCCATGAGCACCAGCTAAATTGTCGGGGAGGATTTATCCATATTCCTTACTTACCCGAACAGGCACTGCACCATGCAGGTGCACCCAGCATGAGTGTACCTATGGTTGTCGATGCACTT